From the genome of Sphingobacterium kitahiroshimense, one region includes:
- a CDS encoding AraC family transcriptional regulator — translation MKPQLLKVNNSNVQSFSVRNDIIPQNHNIWHYHEELELIHFGKGSGTQFIGDSIKNFTNGDIVLVGSNLPHYWLFDSCYLDNNCPEPADIRVSHFKENFLGDAFFNLPENYKLKNLLKKSKRGIQLNKSILQLAKSLIEKVLNNNNSTKIIALIEVLTLIAESEAYTLLSSENYPIDSQDIDFRRMTVIMDYITQNYKSQIKLEDIATLTGMTTNSFCRYFKAKSGKTLFQYLIEIRIGHACKLLAERKYNVKQICFECGFQNFVSFHKYFKEATGFTPLQYQKGIAHLF, via the coding sequence ATGAAACCACAACTACTAAAAGTCAATAATAGTAACGTACAGTCATTCAGCGTGAGGAACGATATTATTCCACAAAATCATAATATTTGGCACTACCATGAAGAGCTTGAATTAATTCATTTCGGAAAGGGATCGGGAACCCAATTTATTGGTGACAGTATTAAAAATTTTACAAATGGTGATATCGTATTGGTTGGATCTAACTTACCTCATTATTGGCTATTTGACTCCTGCTATTTAGATAATAACTGTCCCGAACCTGCGGACATTAGAGTTTCCCATTTTAAAGAAAATTTTCTTGGCGACGCTTTCTTTAATCTGCCAGAAAATTATAAATTAAAGAATTTATTAAAAAAATCTAAAAGGGGAATTCAGTTAAATAAATCAATTTTGCAATTAGCTAAATCTCTAATAGAAAAGGTTTTAAACAATAACAACTCAACTAAAATAATAGCACTAATAGAAGTCTTAACTTTAATAGCAGAATCTGAAGCCTATACTTTGTTGTCCAGTGAAAATTATCCGATTGACAGTCAAGATATAGATTTCAGAAGAATGACTGTTATTATGGATTATATTACACAAAATTACAAATCACAAATCAAGTTAGAAGATATTGCGACATTAACTGGAATGACTACAAACTCGTTTTGTCGCTACTTTAAAGCTAAATCTGGAAAAACTCTATTTCAATATCTTATTGAAATACGTATTGGGCATGCCTGTAAATTGTTAGCAGAACGTAAATATAATGTGAAACAAATTTGCTTCGAATGTGGTTTTCAAAACTTTGTCAGTTTTCACAAATATTTCAAAGAAGCGACAGGATTTACTCCATTACAATATCAAAAAGGAATTGCACATCTATTTTAA